Genomic window (Paenibacillus sp. PK3_47):
TCTGGCCACTGCCCGACAACCAAACCAAATCGAAAGGTAGGGATTCCCCTTGTTCTCCGTTCTCCGCAATCTCGGCTGGTTCTTCCGCCGGGAGAAAAAGCGCTACGCTGTAGGCTTAATTTTGTTAATTTTAGTTGGGGTGCTTGAACTGCTGCCCCCCCGTCTGCTCGGCAATGCCATAGACGATATTGTACAGGGGTCTATAACCGTCAGTTCCCTTATGATGTACATCGGCCTGATCATTTTCTTTCTGATTATTATTTATTGGATTACGTACATATGGATGCACAAACTATTCGGGGGCTCCAACCTGGTGGAGCGGCTGCTGCGTTCGCGCTTTATGGACCGCCTGATGACGATGACTCCGTCCTTTTTTGAACGCAACCGGACTGGTGACCTGATGGCAAGAGCTACAAATGATATCCGTTCCGTATCAGCGACTGTTGGCTTCGGGATGCTCACGCTGGTCGACTCCACCATCTATCTCACCGTTGTTCTGCTTGCCATGGGTATTCTGGTCAGCTGGAAGCTTACCCTCGCAGCTGTGCTGCCGCTGCCGCTGATCGCAATCGCCATGATCTTTTACGGCAAGGCCATTCACGACCGGTACAGCCTGGCTCAGGATGCTTTTGGCGATATGAACGACCAGGTGCTTGAATCGGTATCCGGTATCCGGGTCATCCGTGCTTATGTGCAGGAACGTCTGGATGAAAAACGGTTCTCCGACATCACCGAAGATGTATACCGCAAAAATATGGCCGTCGCACGCGTCGATGCCTTTTTCGAACCCACCATCCGCTTCTGTGTCGGGCTCAGTTATATCATTGCGCTTACTTACGGTATTTTTCTTGTGATCCGCAATCAAATTACCCTGGGGGATCTTGTCTCCTTCAATATGTACCTCGGGATGATCGTCTGGCCGATGTTCGCCATCGGTGAGCTGATCAACATTATGCAGCGCGGCGGGGCTTCCCTTGAACGGATCGATGAAACACTAAATTCCCTGCCTGATGTCCAGGACGACCCACACCCGACTCCTGTGGCCCAGCCGTCCACGATTGAGCTGAAGGATGTAACCTTCCGTTATCCGACATCAACCATCGACAATCTAAGCGGAGTGAGCTTCTCCCTCTCCAAGGGCCAGACGCTCGGCGTAGTCGGACGGACCGGCAGCGGTAAATCCACGCTGCTGAAGCAGCTGCTGCATGAATATCCGACAGGTACCGGGGAGATTACAATCTCCGGCGTTCCGATTGACCGGATTGCCCTGGATCAGCTGCACAGCTGGATGGGTTATGTGCCGCAGGAGCAGATTTTGTTCTCCAAATCCGTGCGGGAAAATATCCAGTTCGGTTATGACAATGCCAGCGATGAACGTATTATGAAGGCCATTACGGCCGCTGCTTTCCAGAATGATCTTGGTACACTGTCAGACGGTCTGGATACAATGGTCGGTGAACGCGGCGTGTCCCTCTCCGGCGGCCAGAAGCAGCGTGTCTCCCTGTCCAGAGCGTTTATTTCAAACCCGGAAATTCTGATTCTGGATGATGCTTTGTCAGCTGTTGATGCACGCACCGAAGCACAGATTATTGAGAATATCCGCAAGGAACGTGCCGGCAAGACGACTCTGATCTCTACGCACCGCCTCTCTGCCATCGAACATGCCGATCTCATTGTCGTGCTGGATAACGGACATATTACCGAACGCGGAACCCATGAGGAGCTGCTGCAGATGAACGGCTGGTACCGCGAGCAGTTTGACCGCCAGCAGGTGGAAAATAACCTTACAAACGAATAATTTCTCCGCACAAACCTTTAGGAGGTGTCAACCTTGACACAAAGTACAGGCAAACGCCTGCTGCAATATGCACTGACTGCCAAAAAAACCTTTATCGCAGCCCTGCTGCTGCTTACGATCGGAGTGGCGGCTGAGCTGGCCGGACCTTTTATCGCCAAGAACATGATCGATAATCACCTGCTGGCGATTGAAAAGCCCTTCTTCGTCACCACGGCTTCCTCTGAGGATGCCGCTGAATATAACAACACCCTATATAAACGCGGAGACCGTTTTGCTGAAGGTGAGGCCAAGGGCCAGGAGGTCCGCCTGCTTCAGGTGGGACGCAGCTTTTACTTCATTAATGAGCCTGTAGCCCAGGCTGAAGGCAAACGCACTTTCTCTGACGGAATGGTGCATATCAAATTTGGTGAAACCGAGTCCGTCTATCCGGCAACCAAGCTGTCGGCGGGTGAGCTGTATGGCTTTTACAAGCCGGAGCTTCCAGGCATTTATGAGCTGGTCGGGCTCTATGCTGTATTTCTGTTCATCTCCATTCTGGCAGAATTCGGCAAAACCTACTGGCTGCAGTCTTCAGCCAACCAGGTGATCCGCAAGCTCCGTACCGACGTGTATGCCCATATCCAGCGGCTGCCGGTTTACTTTTTCGACAATCTGCCGGCAGGTAAAGTGGTGTCCCGGGTTACCAATGATACGGAGGCGGTTAAGGATCTGTTCATCGCCGTACTCTCTAATTTCAGCACAGGGATCATTAACATTATCGGGGTCTATGTTGCCCTGTTCCTGCTGGATGCCCGGCTGGGTCTGGTCAGCTTGTTCATCGTTCCGATTATCATTGCCTGGATTGTGCTGTACCGTAAAGTGGCTACCAAATACAACACGATCATCCGTTCACGCTTGAGTGAGATTAACGCGATTATTAATGAATCGATTCAAGGGATGTCCATTATCCGGATTTTCCGCCGCCAGAAGAGAAGCAGTGAAGAATTTGAGCAGCTGAACGATGACTATCTGAAATACCAGAACAAAATGCTCAATCTGAACGCCTTTACCTCACACAACCTGGTCAACATTCTGCGGAATGTCGCTTTTGTGCTCGTGCTGTGTTATTTCGGCTTCGGCAGCATGAACGGCTCTACCTTTGTGTCGCTTGGTGTACTGTATGCATTCGTCGATGTACTGGGCCGTCTGTTCCAGCCGATTACCGGTATGGTTAACCAGCTGGCGAACCTGGATACCTCCATGGTATCTGCCGGACGTGTCTTTACCCTTATGGATGAGCCAGGTGAGCCGGTAACCGATGGTTCCATGCCGCGCTACAAGGGAAATGTGGTCTTTAAGGATGTATCTTTTGCCTATAAAAAAGACTTCGTCCTGCGCGATATCTCCTTTGAGGCCCGCCCGGGCGAGACCGTCGCACTTGTCGGACACACCGGTTCAGGAAAAAGCTCGATTATCAATCTGCTGTTCCGGTTCTATGATCCGCAGCGCGGCAGCATCACGATTGACGGCCAGGAGGTTACCAAGCTTCCGAAGCAGTGGCTGCGCAGCCATATGGGGATTGTCCTTCAGGATCCATATCTCTTTACAGGGACGATCGCTTCCAACGTCAGTCTGGGGGATGAACGGATCTCCCGTGAGCGTGTAGAACGGGCGCTTAAGGAAGTCGGTGCGGATAAGCTGCTAGCCCATCTGCCCCAAGGCTTTGACGAACCGGTTGTGGAAAAAGGCAGCACGCTGTCTGCCGGACAGCGCCAGCTGATCTCTTTTGCCCGGGCATTGTCCTTTGATCCGGCGATACTTATTCTGGATGAAGCGACATCCAACATCGATACCGAAACAGAGAGCATTATCCAGAACGCGCTTGAGGTCCTCAAAAAGGGCCGGACTACCTTTATCATCGCACACCGCCTCTCTACCATCCGCAGTGCCGACCAGATTCTCGTCCTGCATAAAGGCCAGATTGTAGAGCGGGGAAGCCACGATGAGCTGATGGCGCTCGGCGGACGTTACTTCCGGATGTATCAGCTGCAGCTTGGCGCTGGTGCCGGAGGCGGAGCAGAAGGATCTGCTGCCGCAACCAGATCTTCGGCTGCCGGACTTCAGCCGTCTATGAAACAAATTTAAGGATTTTACAGTCTGAAAGCCCTTCGCCGTTATTAGAACGGCGGGGGCTTTTTCTGTCCTTGTATACAGAACATCAGTTCCGTATAATGGAATCTAATACATAAGATTGGAGTGAGCGGCATTGGTTACCTATCAGATCAGCAAGCAGCAGGCCCGGCTGTTTTTGCTGCGCCACCAGAGGCTGGTTAACGGAGGTTTGGCTGCCGGGAAGCAGAGTATTTATGAATTTGTCCGCCATGCAGGCTGCATTCAGTATGATCCGCTGAACATTGCGGGACATAACCATGAGCTGGTGCTTCAAGCCCGTGTCCCCGGCTTCGTTCCCGAGCTCGCCTCTGAACTGCTCTATAAAGACAGAC
Coding sequences:
- a CDS encoding ABC transporter transmembrane domain-containing protein; this encodes MFSVLRNLGWFFRREKKRYAVGLILLILVGVLELLPPRLLGNAIDDIVQGSITVSSLMMYIGLIIFFLIIIYWITYIWMHKLFGGSNLVERLLRSRFMDRLMTMTPSFFERNRTGDLMARATNDIRSVSATVGFGMLTLVDSTIYLTVVLLAMGILVSWKLTLAAVLPLPLIAIAMIFYGKAIHDRYSLAQDAFGDMNDQVLESVSGIRVIRAYVQERLDEKRFSDITEDVYRKNMAVARVDAFFEPTIRFCVGLSYIIALTYGIFLVIRNQITLGDLVSFNMYLGMIVWPMFAIGELINIMQRGGASLERIDETLNSLPDVQDDPHPTPVAQPSTIELKDVTFRYPTSTIDNLSGVSFSLSKGQTLGVVGRTGSGKSTLLKQLLHEYPTGTGEITISGVPIDRIALDQLHSWMGYVPQEQILFSKSVRENIQFGYDNASDERIMKAITAAAFQNDLGTLSDGLDTMVGERGVSLSGGQKQRVSLSRAFISNPEILILDDALSAVDARTEAQIIENIRKERAGKTTLISTHRLSAIEHADLIVVLDNGHITERGTHEELLQMNGWYREQFDRQQVENNLTNE
- a CDS encoding ABC transporter ATP-binding protein; protein product: MTQSTGKRLLQYALTAKKTFIAALLLLTIGVAAELAGPFIAKNMIDNHLLAIEKPFFVTTASSEDAAEYNNTLYKRGDRFAEGEAKGQEVRLLQVGRSFYFINEPVAQAEGKRTFSDGMVHIKFGETESVYPATKLSAGELYGFYKPELPGIYELVGLYAVFLFISILAEFGKTYWLQSSANQVIRKLRTDVYAHIQRLPVYFFDNLPAGKVVSRVTNDTEAVKDLFIAVLSNFSTGIINIIGVYVALFLLDARLGLVSLFIVPIIIAWIVLYRKVATKYNTIIRSRLSEINAIINESIQGMSIIRIFRRQKRSSEEFEQLNDDYLKYQNKMLNLNAFTSHNLVNILRNVAFVLVLCYFGFGSMNGSTFVSLGVLYAFVDVLGRLFQPITGMVNQLANLDTSMVSAGRVFTLMDEPGEPVTDGSMPRYKGNVVFKDVSFAYKKDFVLRDISFEARPGETVALVGHTGSGKSSIINLLFRFYDPQRGSITIDGQEVTKLPKQWLRSHMGIVLQDPYLFTGTIASNVSLGDERISRERVERALKEVGADKLLAHLPQGFDEPVVEKGSTLSAGQRQLISFARALSFDPAILILDEATSNIDTETESIIQNALEVLKKGRTTFIIAHRLSTIRSADQILVLHKGQIVERGSHDELMALGGRYFRMYQLQLGAGAGGGAEGSAAATRSSAAGLQPSMKQI